A stretch of the Thiomicrorhabdus indica genome encodes the following:
- a CDS encoding ribulose-bisphosphate carboxylase: MDQSNRYADLTLSEDTLVADDNHLLVAYRLKPAEGYGFLEVAAHVAAESSTGTNVEVSTTDDFTRGVDALVYEIDEAAFGEDGGLMKIAYPVALFDPNLIDGHYNVSHMWSLILGNNQGMGDHVGLRMLDFFVPEKMVKRFDGPATDISDLWKVLGRPEVDGGYIAGTIIKPKLGLRPEPFAQACYDFWLGGDFIKNDEPQANQDFCPMETVIPLVAETMDRAQQETGQAKLFSANVTADFHGEMVKRGEYILEQFAKYGNEKHVAFLVDGFVTGPAGVTTCRRNFPDTYLHFHRAGHGALTSYKSPMGMDPLCYMKLARLMGASGIHTGTMGYGKMEGHAGETVLAYMLERDECQGPYFYQKWYGMKPTTPIISGGMNALRLPGFFENLGHGNVINTCGGGSFGHIDSPADGGISLGQAYECWKSGQDPIEYAKNHKEFARAFESFPHDADKIFPEWREKLGVHK, encoded by the coding sequence ATGGATCAGTCAAATCGTTACGCTGACTTAACTCTATCTGAAGACACGCTAGTTGCTGATGATAATCACCTGCTAGTTGCTTACCGTCTAAAACCTGCTGAAGGTTACGGTTTTCTAGAAGTAGCGGCTCACGTTGCTGCTGAATCTTCAACCGGAACCAACGTTGAAGTTTCTACCACTGATGACTTCACGCGTGGTGTTGATGCGCTTGTTTATGAAATCGACGAGGCGGCATTCGGTGAAGACGGTGGTCTAATGAAGATTGCATACCCTGTAGCGCTTTTCGATCCGAACTTAATTGATGGTCACTACAACGTTTCTCATATGTGGTCTCTAATTTTAGGTAACAACCAAGGTATGGGTGACCACGTTGGTCTACGTATGCTAGATTTCTTTGTTCCTGAGAAAATGGTGAAACGTTTCGATGGTCCAGCAACCGATATTTCTGACCTTTGGAAAGTACTTGGTCGTCCAGAAGTTGACGGTGGTTACATTGCAGGTACGATCATCAAACCAAAACTAGGCCTTCGTCCAGAACCTTTCGCTCAAGCCTGTTATGACTTCTGGTTGGGTGGCGATTTCATCAAAAACGATGAACCTCAAGCAAACCAAGACTTCTGCCCAATGGAAACAGTTATTCCTCTAGTTGCAGAAACAATGGATCGCGCGCAACAAGAAACGGGGCAGGCAAAATTGTTCTCAGCTAACGTAACAGCTGATTTCCACGGTGAAATGGTTAAACGTGGTGAATACATTCTTGAACAATTCGCCAAATACGGTAACGAAAAACACGTTGCATTCCTAGTTGATGGCTTCGTAACAGGCCCTGCTGGTGTCACAACTTGTCGTCGTAACTTCCCTGATACTTACCTACACTTCCACCGCGCAGGTCACGGTGCTTTGACTTCTTATAAGTCACCTATGGGTATGGATCCACTATGTTACATGAAGCTTGCTCGCCTAATGGGTGCTTCTGGTATCCACACTGGTACGATGGGTTACGGAAAAATGGAAGGTCACGCTGGTGAAACGGTTCTTGCTTACATGCTGGAGCGTGATGAGTGTCAAGGTCCATACTTCTATCAGAAGTGGTACGGTATGAAGCCTACTACGCCAATTATCTCTGGTGGTATGAATGCGCTGCGTCTTCCAGGTTTCTTCGAAAACCTAGGTCACGGTAACGTTATCAACACTTGTGGTGGTGGTTCATTCGGTCACATTGACTCTCCTGCTGACGGTGGTATCTCTCTAGGTCAAGCTTACGAGTGCTGGAAGTCTGGCCAAGATCCAATCGAATACGCGAAAAATCATAAAGAATTTGCTCGCGCATTTGAATCTTTCCCTCACGATGCGGATAAAATTTTCCCAGAATGGCGTGAGAAGCTAGGCGTACATAAATAA
- a CDS encoding nitric oxide reductase activation protein NorD, with protein MNEELLAEYQQKFTCGFVQAKEVFPACIEEAHSTLSAEGVKAYMEGANFLCKIGMGVEPVLIYLEIMPEIARHIGRGTMKMVSDYSYKLARSPNKKALIPFLNSLSSICRRIDSIEELQRYFDILEEYINKTQTVIHGHHSIHESPGMVPLLNSIPQLISKLCLEGIRNFIDYGARNYLNAPEEQIAYFKLESHDAKSIIIRERKGTTFKDVERHLVMLKDCMWDCDLPMQTFSTAFDQLRKPVPYLDETLIAVPDVYQDDNGVTGLNRYRAMIAHMMAHKKWSTKLMADNFAPHMQLFISLFEDSRIEYLAIRRYPGLKPLFMALHPYPEKGACDDSKQSCLRYRATRMSRALLDESFDPQNPLLEEFRERFHQIMQEKGEDSTTQDMARLGSDFYVKSRKQSSDSLPDVFFDNTEVSYRDDNRYIWFHYEEYDEPDEIMPNEYENEEMLVENDGGLPPRHYHEWDYLSESYRPDWTTVYERLHPSGDAGKIDRLMDKHDGLAKRLKKMIEMLKPQNKKRIRFQEEGEELDLDIALRSIIDFKSGQAPDPRINYSHTSDSRNIAVMLLVDTSQSLNERLQDSSQTLLELAEEALAITAWTVDQLGDKFAIAGFSSDTRHEVRYQHIKGYSERYTDEVKARISAMEASYSTRMGAAMRHAAHYLEAQQAEKKLMLILTDGEPADIDSKDPQILIQDTHKAVEELKHKGIYSYCITLDPNADDYVEAIFDNHYTVIDHVEKLPEQLPQVFMKLTH; from the coding sequence ATGAATGAAGAATTATTAGCAGAATATCAGCAGAAATTTACCTGTGGGTTTGTGCAAGCGAAAGAAGTCTTTCCTGCCTGTATTGAAGAAGCACACAGCACCTTATCAGCCGAGGGTGTGAAAGCTTATATGGAAGGTGCCAACTTTCTCTGTAAAATCGGCATGGGAGTTGAGCCGGTATTGATCTATCTAGAAATCATGCCGGAAATCGCTCGCCATATCGGCCGAGGTACTATGAAGATGGTTTCTGATTACTCCTACAAGCTGGCCCGTAGTCCCAATAAAAAAGCCTTAATTCCGTTTTTGAACTCTTTGAGCAGCATTTGCCGTCGTATTGATAGCATTGAAGAACTTCAGCGATATTTTGATATTCTTGAAGAGTACATCAATAAAACCCAAACCGTCATTCATGGTCACCACTCGATTCATGAAAGTCCAGGGATGGTTCCGTTACTAAACTCCATACCGCAGTTGATTTCCAAATTATGTCTGGAAGGCATCCGCAACTTTATTGACTATGGCGCACGTAACTACCTTAACGCTCCTGAAGAACAGATTGCCTATTTCAAACTAGAATCACATGACGCCAAAAGCATCATCATTCGAGAACGCAAAGGAACGACATTCAAGGATGTCGAACGTCATCTTGTAATGCTAAAAGACTGTATGTGGGACTGCGACTTACCTATGCAAACCTTCTCAACCGCTTTTGACCAGTTACGAAAACCAGTGCCCTATCTAGATGAAACTTTGATTGCAGTACCGGATGTTTACCAGGATGACAACGGAGTAACAGGATTAAATCGTTACCGAGCCATGATAGCTCACATGATGGCGCACAAAAAATGGTCAACCAAACTGATGGCCGATAATTTTGCTCCCCATATGCAGTTATTCATCTCACTATTTGAAGACAGCCGTATTGAATATTTGGCAATACGGAGATATCCGGGGTTAAAACCGTTATTTATGGCCTTACACCCATATCCGGAAAAAGGCGCATGTGACGATTCCAAACAGTCATGCCTTCGTTACCGTGCGACACGTATGTCACGTGCGCTATTAGATGAAAGTTTCGATCCGCAAAACCCATTGCTGGAAGAATTTCGTGAACGATTCCATCAAATTATGCAAGAAAAAGGCGAGGACTCGACCACACAAGATATGGCACGCTTAGGTTCTGATTTCTACGTTAAATCTCGTAAACAATCTTCAGACAGTCTGCCGGATGTATTCTTCGATAACACCGAAGTCTCATACCGCGATGATAACCGCTATATCTGGTTTCACTACGAAGAGTACGATGAACCGGATGAAATCATGCCTAATGAGTATGAAAATGAAGAGATGCTCGTTGAAAATGATGGCGGTTTACCGCCACGCCATTATCACGAATGGGATTATCTATCGGAAAGTTACCGGCCGGATTGGACAACCGTTTATGAACGCCTTCATCCAAGTGGTGATGCTGGGAAAATTGACCGTTTGATGGATAAGCACGATGGCTTAGCAAAACGACTGAAAAAAATGATCGAGATGCTCAAACCGCAGAACAAAAAGCGCATTCGCTTCCAAGAAGAAGGCGAAGAGCTGGATTTAGATATCGCATTGCGTTCAATCATTGACTTCAAAAGTGGGCAAGCTCCGGACCCTCGAATTAATTATAGTCATACCTCCGATAGTCGAAATATTGCAGTCATGCTGTTAGTCGACACCTCACAGTCACTCAATGAACGTCTACAAGACAGTTCACAAACACTGTTAGAACTGGCCGAAGAAGCACTCGCAATCACCGCTTGGACAGTCGATCAACTCGGCGATAAATTTGCCATTGCCGGCTTTAGTTCCGATACGCGTCACGAAGTGCGCTATCAGCATATCAAAGGTTATTCAGAACGCTATACTGACGAAGTTAAAGCTCGCATTTCAGCAATGGAAGCTTCTTATTCAACACGAATGGGGGCTGCCATGCGTCATGCAGCCCATTATCTGGAAGCTCAGCAAGCTGAGAAAAAATTGATGTTGATTCTCACCGATGGTGAACCGGCGGATATTGACAGCAAAGACCCGCAAATACTGATTCAAGATACTCATAAAGCAGTGGAAGAGCTAAAACACAAAGGGATCTACTCCTACTGTATTACACTAGATCCAAATGCAGATGACTACGTGGAAGCCATTTTTGATAATCATTACACCGTTATCGACCATGTGGAAAAACTGCCAGAACAACTTCCACAAGTATTTATGAAACTGACTCACTAA
- a CDS encoding alpha/beta fold hydrolase, translating to MTADNIIAKHNVEIQGSGSNTLVFGHGFGCDKTVWNKVIPEFTDQFRVISFDYIGCGRSDLSEYNNDKYDDLHAYANDLIALCDALNLESVYFIGHSVSGAIGMLASIQRPELFKKLITIGPSPHYLNETNYHGGFEKEDVMELLTMMHLNYFEWASYLAPAAVGNSEHPEFSEDIKLSFLRSDPVISENFAKVTFLCDIRNQLPNISVPVSVLYCTEDIIVPLEVIDYLAQQIPNCQTLKLEATGHYPQITNPKAVIAGIEHSITH from the coding sequence ATGACTGCTGATAACATCATTGCCAAACACAATGTGGAGATACAAGGCTCAGGCTCAAATACTCTGGTTTTTGGTCACGGTTTTGGTTGTGACAAGACCGTTTGGAACAAAGTCATTCCAGAGTTTACGGATCAATTTCGTGTGATTAGCTTTGATTATATTGGCTGCGGGCGCTCAGATTTGAGCGAGTACAACAATGATAAATACGATGACCTGCACGCTTATGCCAATGATTTAATCGCGCTGTGTGATGCGTTAAACCTTGAATCAGTCTATTTTATTGGTCACTCTGTGAGTGGTGCGATTGGAATGCTCGCCTCCATTCAACGCCCAGAATTGTTCAAAAAGCTTATTACCATCGGTCCCTCTCCGCACTATCTAAATGAAACAAACTATCACGGTGGCTTTGAAAAAGAGGATGTCATGGAATTGCTCACTATGATGCATCTCAACTACTTTGAATGGGCTAGCTATTTAGCGCCCGCTGCCGTTGGGAACAGTGAACATCCCGAGTTTAGTGAAGATATTAAGCTAAGTTTTTTACGCTCAGACCCCGTTATTTCAGAAAACTTTGCAAAAGTGACTTTCCTGTGTGACATTCGCAATCAGTTGCCGAACATTTCAGTGCCCGTTTCTGTGCTTTACTGCACAGAGGATATTATTGTGCCGCTCGAAGTCATTGACTATTTGGCTCAACAAATTCCTAATTGCCAAACGCTAAAACTGGAGGCTACAGGTCACTATCCACAAATCACCAACCCTAAAGCGGTGATTGCCGGCATCGAACACAGCATAACGCATTAA
- a CDS encoding CbbQ/NirQ/NorQ/GpvN family protein, producing the protein MDISQYKIDNEPFYDAQSNEVELYTAAYDARLPVMVKGPTGCGKSRFVEHMAWKLGKPIITVSCNEDITASDLVGRYLLDANGTRWVDGPLTMAARYGAICYLDEIVEARQDTMVVIHALTDHRRELSLDKKGELIKAHPDFQLVISYNPGYQSLMKDLKQSTKQRFCGLDFDYADAATEAHILQQEGGVDETTAKKLVQIGETARNLKGHGLDEGISTRLMVYAAMLINKGISPVEACKMALVRPITDDVDIRETLDNAISMIFA; encoded by the coding sequence ATGGACATTTCACAATATAAAATCGACAACGAGCCTTTTTACGATGCACAATCAAACGAAGTAGAACTTTATACAGCCGCATATGATGCTCGCCTACCTGTCATGGTAAAAGGGCCGACTGGTTGCGGTAAATCACGCTTTGTTGAGCACATGGCTTGGAAGCTGGGCAAACCCATCATTACCGTTTCTTGTAACGAAGATATTACTGCTTCTGACCTTGTTGGTCGTTACTTACTGGATGCCAATGGGACCCGTTGGGTAGATGGGCCTTTGACCATGGCCGCTCGTTACGGTGCCATCTGTTATCTAGATGAAATAGTTGAAGCTCGTCAAGACACTATGGTGGTTATCCACGCCCTGACGGACCACCGTCGTGAACTATCCCTAGATAAAAAAGGCGAACTCATTAAAGCCCACCCAGATTTCCAACTGGTTATCTCTTATAACCCTGGTTATCAGTCGTTAATGAAAGACCTTAAACAATCGACTAAACAGCGCTTCTGTGGGCTAGATTTTGATTATGCGGATGCAGCAACCGAAGCACACATTCTCCAACAAGAAGGTGGCGTTGACGAAACAACAGCTAAAAAACTGGTTCAAATTGGTGAAACTGCACGTAACTTAAAAGGTCACGGCCTAGATGAAGGTATCTCGACTCGCTTAATGGTTTATGCGGCTATGCTGATTAACAAAGGAATTTCACCGGTTGAAGCTTGCAAAATGGCATTGGTTCGTCCAATTACAGATGATGTAGACATCCGAGAAACATTGGATAACGCCATCTCAATGATCTTCGCCTAA
- a CDS encoding MarR family transcriptional regulator, which produces MKLIVDATTQEKLIALITAHPKWTQKQFANALGMTSDGVKYHLNKLKQAGLIERVGSTKAGSWHLL; this is translated from the coding sequence GTGAAGCTCATTGTTGATGCGACTACCCAAGAAAAACTGATTGCACTGATTACCGCTCATCCAAAATGGACGCAAAAACAGTTTGCGAACGCCTTAGGTATGACGTCGGATGGTGTGAAATATCACCTCAATAAACTCAAGCAAGCGGGTCTCATCGAGCGCGTTGGCTCAACCAAAGCCGGTTCTTGGCATCTTTTATAG
- a CDS encoding LysR family transcriptional regulator, producing MLNITFNQIRLFESVARLKSFTKAAKELNISQPAVSSQLKKLADSIGDPLIEIVGRKVYLTPTGETTYQQFQTLLDDFDDFHTRLRAVQTDGIEGELNIAGVSASKYFLPFILSEFLKENPKVVPKLSILSKAETQESLKTQQHELVITGRILDGLEAHFEAFTDQTLAVVAAPGNRLHNHAKLSLKSLEKQNLILPLPETSIRQTIDRVFAEEGIKLKPYMELGSYELIKQCVIADLGIGILPADAFRLEEYTGHLIRLNVADFPIHKHWYYAYSNKKELSLTCLAFIEFLQRYSIETHLKKIYTT from the coding sequence ATGCTCAATATTACCTTCAATCAAATTCGCCTCTTTGAATCAGTCGCACGGCTCAAAAGCTTCACTAAAGCGGCAAAAGAACTTAATATTTCACAACCCGCTGTATCCAGCCAACTAAAGAAACTCGCTGACTCTATAGGCGATCCGCTGATTGAAATTGTAGGTCGCAAAGTCTATTTAACCCCAACCGGTGAAACCACCTACCAGCAATTTCAAACCCTTCTAGATGACTTTGATGACTTCCATACACGTTTAAGGGCCGTCCAAACAGATGGTATCGAAGGAGAACTCAATATCGCAGGAGTTTCTGCCAGCAAATACTTTTTACCATTTATTCTTTCCGAGTTTTTAAAAGAAAATCCAAAGGTGGTGCCAAAACTCTCAATTCTGAGTAAAGCCGAAACGCAGGAAAGCTTAAAGACACAACAACACGAACTGGTCATTACCGGACGAATCTTAGATGGCCTTGAAGCACATTTTGAGGCATTTACTGATCAAACCTTAGCGGTGGTTGCAGCCCCTGGTAATCGATTACATAATCATGCAAAGCTCAGTCTGAAAAGCTTGGAAAAACAAAACCTTATATTACCTTTGCCGGAAACCAGCATTCGTCAAACAATCGATCGAGTATTTGCTGAAGAAGGAATCAAGCTGAAACCTTATATGGAACTAGGCAGCTATGAATTAATCAAACAGTGCGTTATCGCAGACTTAGGCATTGGAATATTACCTGCGGATGCATTTCGGCTAGAAGAATATACTGGGCATTTAATCCGTCTAAACGTTGCCGACTTTCCTATTCACAAACACTGGTATTATGCTTATAGCAACAAAAAAGAACTCTCATTAACCTGCTTAGCATTTATTGAATTTTTACAACGCTACTCGATTGAAACGCACCTCAAAAAAATCTACACCACGTAA
- a CDS encoding GGDEF domain-containing protein has protein sequence MQSKNKINIEKIPCGYLATNLASEITAMNSILCDWLKLNQQELIGQHIKVLLPMSSQLLFLGNILPSLQLNKTVEENYLKFKVRDDENLPLMVNAQRINHDGKPYYSYALMKMHRRHLIEKQLIQERRRAEMATEEKAAINLELQLAQAQLLEKQQSLMALNQELKALSTTDALTGLFNRRVYDQELDKQIARYERQQEPFCLVLLDIDFFKKINDQHGHDTGDAVLKQFAQLLQSNLREVDTLSRIGGEEFTIILPNTHAKNAKEVAERHRQNIEATEFDCGRVTASFGITEMKDGLDKTDLYTQADAALYLSKVTGRNQVSTT, from the coding sequence TTGCAATCGAAGAATAAGATTAACATCGAAAAAATTCCTTGCGGTTACCTTGCCACTAATTTAGCCAGTGAAATCACAGCGATGAACAGCATCTTATGCGACTGGCTAAAGCTAAACCAACAGGAACTCATCGGTCAGCACATTAAAGTATTGCTACCCATGTCCAGTCAATTGCTGTTTCTTGGCAATATCCTGCCCAGCTTGCAACTGAATAAAACCGTCGAAGAAAACTACCTGAAATTTAAAGTGCGAGACGATGAAAATCTGCCACTGATGGTAAACGCTCAACGCATTAATCATGATGGAAAGCCATATTACAGCTATGCACTGATGAAAATGCACCGCCGTCACCTAATTGAAAAGCAACTGATTCAAGAACGCCGCCGTGCTGAAATGGCGACCGAAGAAAAAGCAGCGATTAATTTGGAGCTGCAGTTAGCTCAAGCGCAACTTCTTGAAAAACAGCAATCGCTCATGGCATTAAATCAAGAGCTCAAAGCCCTCTCAACCACAGATGCTCTCACAGGATTATTCAATCGTCGCGTCTATGATCAAGAACTCGACAAGCAAATCGCGCGTTACGAACGCCAACAAGAACCCTTTTGCTTGGTTTTGCTCGACATCGACTTCTTTAAAAAAATCAATGATCAACACGGCCACGATACAGGCGACGCCGTACTCAAACAATTTGCCCAACTACTGCAAAGTAATTTACGTGAAGTCGATACCCTGTCACGGATTGGTGGCGAAGAATTTACCATTATTCTGCCAAATACCCATGCGAAAAATGCCAAAGAGGTGGCAGAACGTCACCGCCAAAACATTGAAGCGACTGAATTTGATTGTGGGCGAGTCACCGCCAGTTTTGGCATTACCGAAATGAAGGACGGCTTGGATAAGACCGATCTCTATACTCAAGCCGATGCCGCCCTTTATCTTTCTAAAGTTACAGGGCGCAATCAAGTGAGCACAACCTAA
- a CDS encoding LysR family transcriptional regulator, producing the protein MRISLRQLKVFLMVAKCLNYTRASEQLFMSQPAVSKQIKQLEEEVGVCLFEKVGKKIFLTEAGHDMQSYANSILGLVSEAKDHFSQVKGGQKGRLKVAVATTASSFAIDMLGQFRKTYSEVDFDIEVTNRQTLLSHLDRNLVDLVIMGQPPENNQYSVEPFMKNPLVFIAPIDHPLVGERVTVGDLIKESFVAREEGSGTRQAMDAFFEAQAGELQVGMLFNSNESIKSAVASGFGLALVSVHTIQAELEHASLAILDVENTPIQRFWYLVHLKEKRLSAVAETFRNFILDKAV; encoded by the coding sequence ATGAGAATTTCACTGCGGCAATTGAAGGTCTTTTTGATGGTGGCTAAATGTCTGAATTACACCCGTGCTTCAGAACAACTTTTTATGAGCCAACCTGCGGTATCCAAGCAAATTAAGCAGTTGGAAGAAGAGGTTGGCGTCTGCTTGTTTGAAAAAGTTGGAAAAAAGATTTTTTTGACAGAAGCAGGTCATGACATGCAGTCTTATGCGAACTCTATTCTTGGTCTGGTTTCTGAAGCAAAAGATCATTTTTCTCAGGTGAAAGGGGGGCAGAAAGGACGGTTAAAAGTGGCCGTAGCGACTACGGCTAGTAGTTTTGCGATTGATATGTTGGGGCAGTTTCGAAAGACTTATTCGGAGGTGGACTTTGATATTGAGGTGACTAATCGTCAGACATTGCTAAGTCATCTTGATCGCAATTTAGTCGATTTAGTGATTATGGGACAGCCTCCAGAAAATAATCAGTATAGCGTTGAGCCTTTTATGAAGAACCCGTTGGTATTTATTGCGCCTATCGATCATCCACTAGTAGGCGAGAGAGTGACTGTAGGTGATTTAATTAAAGAGTCTTTTGTTGCAAGGGAGGAGGGGTCGGGAACCCGGCAGGCGATGGATGCGTTTTTTGAGGCTCAGGCAGGCGAGTTGCAAGTTGGAATGTTATTTAATTCGAATGAGTCCATTAAAAGTGCTGTGGCTTCAGGTTTTGGTTTGGCTTTGGTATCAGTCCATACCATTCAAGCGGAGTTGGAGCACGCCAGTCTGGCGATTTTGGATGTAGAGAATACACCGATTCAACGTTTTTGGTATTTGGTTCACCTAAAGGAAAAGCGTTTATCGGCTGTCGCTGAAACCTTTCGGAATTTTATTTTAGATAAAGCTGTTTAG
- a CDS encoding FAD-dependent oxidoreductase codes for MKNNKKIFNDAMQSAEKAGMSRRNFLKGTAAAFAYFTGLEAAIADQGNDSPTHIVIVGSGSAGISMANRLADALPNGKITIIDRKEPHVYWPGLTLVATGVWPKDKVIPGSNASLLPKGDRIQFVQQMVESFDPENKQVTTDEGQVISYDYMVVTAGIEYDYEYIEGMDVNRIGEKGLGSVYHSPDKAADTWKAIEKFSKEGGNGYFTLSHTPIRCAGAPLKTTFLTIDQMKRNGGFEGSNLNFYSSTSGVFGLPWFNDFVINRFKEHGMSVELQTRLKAVDIDAQKATFTTDLGDETVDYDLLHVVPPMRAPRVIRESALAWQDGGFSTGGWLEVDQETLQHRRYPEVFGCGDVNGTPLGKTAATVKMSVPIVLNNLLSVINGQEPTAKFNGYTSCPLITEIGSAMLIEFDYNKDLIPTYSFIDPQQESWFAWVMKEQLLKPTYMRMLAGKA; via the coding sequence ATGAAAAATAATAAGAAAATCTTCAATGATGCGATGCAATCAGCTGAAAAAGCAGGTATGTCACGCCGTAACTTTTTAAAAGGAACCGCAGCGGCATTTGCCTACTTTACCGGTTTAGAAGCCGCCATCGCTGATCAGGGCAACGATTCACCTACTCACATTGTAATTGTCGGCAGTGGCTCAGCTGGAATCAGTATGGCGAACCGTCTAGCAGACGCGCTACCCAATGGAAAAATCACTATTATTGACCGCAAAGAGCCTCATGTTTACTGGCCAGGATTAACGTTGGTTGCCACTGGTGTTTGGCCAAAAGATAAAGTGATTCCAGGCTCAAATGCATCCTTATTGCCAAAAGGCGATCGCATTCAATTTGTGCAACAGATGGTGGAGAGTTTTGATCCAGAAAACAAACAGGTAACGACTGACGAAGGACAAGTCATCTCTTACGACTACATGGTGGTGACTGCCGGAATTGAATACGACTATGAGTACATTGAAGGAATGGACGTTAATCGTATCGGTGAAAAAGGTCTTGGAAGCGTTTACCATAGCCCTGACAAAGCGGCTGACACTTGGAAAGCAATTGAAAAGTTCTCCAAAGAAGGTGGTAATGGCTATTTCACGCTTTCACACACCCCTATTCGTTGCGCCGGTGCGCCATTAAAGACAACCTTCCTAACCATTGACCAAATGAAGCGCAATGGCGGCTTTGAAGGCTCTAACCTAAACTTCTATTCATCAACAAGTGGCGTTTTCGGTCTACCTTGGTTTAATGATTTTGTCATCAACCGCTTTAAAGAACACGGCATGAGCGTTGAACTACAAACGCGATTAAAAGCGGTAGACATTGATGCGCAAAAAGCAACTTTTACCACGGATCTAGGTGATGAAACAGTCGACTATGATCTGCTTCACGTTGTACCGCCAATGCGTGCACCAAGAGTAATCCGAGAATCAGCTCTTGCATGGCAAGATGGTGGTTTCTCAACTGGTGGCTGGCTAGAAGTAGACCAAGAAACTTTACAACACCGTCGCTATCCAGAAGTCTTCGGTTGTGGTGATGTCAATGGAACACCACTAGGAAAAACCGCAGCAACCGTGAAAATGTCAGTGCCAATCGTTTTAAACAACTTGTTATCGGTCATTAACGGCCAAGAACCGACCGCTAAATTTAACGGCTATACCTCTTGTCCTCTGATTACTGAAATCGGTTCTGCAATGCTGATTGAATTTGATTACAACAAAGACTTGATTCCAACTTATTCCTTTATCGACCCACAACAAGAGTCATGGTTTGCTTGGGTTATGAAAGAACAATTACTCAAACCGACCTACATGCGCATGTTGGCTGGTAAGGCTTAG
- the murI gene encoding glutamate racemase — MNAESVPLSLSVKSLNHTPIGIFDSGIGGLPIAQKVRELLPSEDIIYVADTAFAPYGEKSEAEILQRAIQVVEFLLSKNVKAIVVACNTATMVAIKTLRERYDVPFIGVEPGVKPAAIHTKTGVIGVLATEKTLSSHAFDALAKRVAGNVQMEIQPSPKLVHLVENLQLDFDQAHKAVREYVEPLMIKGADTIILGCTHFAHLTPVIEQVAGSPVTVISTELAVAKEVQRRLDLEKLLCVATLPAMNRFYTSGDLDLYRKQIAHLWQDVETVGIYQF; from the coding sequence TTGAACGCTGAATCTGTGCCTCTGTCTTTATCAGTCAAATCTTTGAATCACACGCCAATTGGTATTTTTGATTCTGGAATTGGTGGTCTACCAATCGCTCAGAAAGTAAGAGAGTTATTGCCTTCTGAGGATATTATCTATGTCGCAGACACAGCTTTTGCACCCTACGGTGAAAAGTCGGAAGCTGAGATTTTGCAAAGGGCGATTCAGGTCGTAGAGTTTTTGCTCTCAAAAAATGTCAAAGCGATTGTGGTTGCCTGCAATACGGCAACGATGGTGGCGATTAAAACGCTACGTGAACGTTATGATGTACCCTTTATCGGGGTAGAGCCAGGGGTAAAACCCGCAGCTATTCACACCAAAACTGGAGTAATTGGTGTTTTGGCGACGGAAAAGACTCTTAGTAGTCATGCCTTTGATGCTTTGGCAAAGCGAGTCGCTGGCAATGTGCAAATGGAAATTCAACCTAGTCCTAAACTCGTGCATTTGGTTGAAAATCTGCAATTGGATTTTGATCAGGCTCATAAAGCCGTGCGAGAGTATGTAGAGCCTTTGATGATTAAAGGGGCAGATACGATTATTTTAGGCTGTACGCATTTTGCTCATTTGACTCCCGTCATTGAGCAGGTGGCAGGTTCGCCAGTGACGGTAATCAGTACCGAATTGGCGGTTGCCAAAGAGGTGCAGCGCCGTCTTGATTTAGAAAAACTGCTTTGCGTGGCAACATTGCCGGCAATGAATCGTTTTTATACCAGTGGCGATTTAGACTTGTATCGCAAGCAAATTGCTCACCTATGGCAGGATGTGGAGACTGTTGGAATCTATCAGTTTTGA